In a single window of the Scyliorhinus canicula chromosome 1, sScyCan1.1, whole genome shotgun sequence genome:
- the LOC119971885 gene encoding uncharacterized protein LOC119971885 encodes MECMQQIYNAKSGRDSPGDHLLERRIRDGVLSEDCKGSRRRLQDTAVKIPGYRTQDSRFPRRIGQGTGEIPGRRFQDTGEKTLGYRRENPGYLSNDSRILERRLTDTGEDSRIPGRRLQDTGAKMPGYWREDSGYRKEDTRIPERRLQDTGEKTPGFRREDCRIPEGRLQDTGGKTPGYRGEDSRIPARRQQDTGEKTPGYRSEDARIPE; translated from the exons ATGGAGTGCATGCAGCAAATCTACAATGCCAAGTCAg GAAGAGACAGTCCAGGGGACCACTTACTggagagaagaatcagagatggTGTCTTGTcagag GATTGCaaggggagcaggaggaggctccagGACACCGCAGTGAAGATTCCAGGATATCGGACACAAGATTCCAGGTTTCCGAGGAGAATAGGCCAGGGTACCGGTGAGATACCGGGGAGAAGATTCCAGGATACCGGAGAGAAGACTCTAGGATACCGGAGAGAAAATCCAGGATACCTGAGCAACGATTCCAGGATACTGGAGAGAAGACTCACGGATACCGGAGAGGACTCCAGGATACCGGGGAGAAGACTCCAGGATACCGGAGCAAAGATGCCAGGATACTGGAGAGAAGACTCCGGATACCGGAAAGAAGACACGAGGATACCGGAGCGAAGACTCCAGGATACCGGGGAGAAGACACCAGGATTCCGGAGGGAAGACTGCAGGATACCGGAGGGAAGACTCCAGGATACCGGAGGGAAGACACCAGGATACCGGGGTGAAGACTCCAGGATACCGGCGAGAAGACAACAGGATACTGGAGAGAAGACTCCAGGATACCGGAGCGAAGACGCAAGGATACCGGAATGA